The following coding sequences lie in one Rutidosis leptorrhynchoides isolate AG116_Rl617_1_P2 chromosome 4, CSIRO_AGI_Rlap_v1, whole genome shotgun sequence genomic window:
- the LOC139842219 gene encoding probable serine/threonine-protein kinase PBL22: protein MELIKATGNFHVDNLIGKGGFGNVYTGKLSKGDGFNTIVAKRLDKTSGQGKQQFRNELQILFSYKHENVIRIIGYCDGKDEKVIVYEYASRGSLNSYLNNSSSLTCIKRLNICIDVATALEFLHGGVATHASVIHRDIKTENILLNDEWKAKLADYGLSMISAINHKTEYIIANACGTEGYVDPLYRKSGFLTIESDIYSFGVVLFEILCGKSTFWFRKHEGQFLPSFIKRSFEEGKHNEVVFEAIKAQIVPKALSTFQTIAYRCLNDDREN, encoded by the exons ATGGAGCTCATT aaGGCTACAGGAAACTTCCATGTTGACAACTTGATTGGAAAAGGAGGCTTTGGGAACGTTTATACAGGAAAACTTTCTAAAGGTGATGGCTTCAATACTATTGTTGCAAAACGGTTGGATAAAACTAGTGGTCAAGGGAAACAACAATTTCGGAATGAACTCCAAATTCTTTTCAGTTATAAGCATGAGAATGTCATCCGTATTATTGGTTATTGTGATGGAAAAGATGAAAAAGTCATTGTTTATGAGTATGCGTCGAGAGGAAGCCTTAATAGTTACTTGAATAATTCTAGTAGTCTTACTTGTATTAAACGGCTTAATATATGCATTGATGTTGCAACCGCATTGGAGTTCCTTCACGGAGGAGTTGCAACACATGCATCGGTGATACATAGAGATATCAAAACTGAAAACATTCTATTGAATGATGAGTGGAAAGCAAAATTAGCTGATTATGGGCTTTCGATGATTAGTGCAATAAATCATAAAACAGAATATATCATCGCTAATGCGTGCGGCACAGAGGGCTACGTGGACCCACTTTATAGAAAATCTGGCTTCTTAACCATAGAATCCGATATTTATTCATTCGGTGTTGTTTTATTTGAGATCTTATGTGGAAAATCAACATTTTGGTTCCGCAAACATGAAGGTCAGTTTCTGCCTAGTTTCATTAAACGGAGTTTTGAAGAAGGAAAACACAACGAGGTGGTTTTTGAGGCTATAAAGGCCCAGATTGTGCCGAAGGCACTTAGTACATTTCAAACAATTGCCTACCGGTGCTTGAATGACGATAGAGAAAATTGA